A window of Vespula vulgaris chromosome 25, iyVesVulg1.1, whole genome shotgun sequence genomic DNA:
TACAAAAGAAAGTTTCACGTGAAGTAACTTTTCTGTTGGGGTATTAGGGTGAGGACGATAAAGGGCTTCCACCGAGTTTATCTCCCTTTCTAATAAGTTATATCCTGTTTCCTCGTTTGCTacaaagttttttcttttatagtgCTCGTCATAAAGATAGTATCGTATACAGAGACACTGAatcaatcttctttttctcgtttcattgTGTTCATTACAAAAGTTAGTTATACGCTCCACGATATGTATGATAGAAACGTGTTCGttcgaattaattgataaGAAAAGTTCTGATGTGAactaatttgaaaatatccgTACATTTCCATAAGTGTCTCCTTCTATACATCTATCAACTGCCATAACTTTCTGGTAAACTTTATTCTACGATACATAATACTTCAagtttttaatcaattatcgACAATAAGAAATCGGTGTCCCCATGTTCGAATTGGAGCGGAAAAATCAATACAAGGATTGTCAATATTATTCGTCGACATGTTCAGTCACAtatctaatttattcattgaatatttagtaagtagaataatttttattattgttgtaatatattttcatattaatattatataatataataaaaatatatacgtttatataatatacatatatattatatatatatatatatatatatatatatatatatatatatacatatattatatttagcaTAGTATACACGATAGGATTTTCGATTAAGATTTCGCGAgtgatataaaattcaaaaaatttttttatgattaaacaacgcacattaatttttaaaagacattgattttataaaaaaaaaaaaaaaacaaaaaaggaaacgtatAAAAACAATACGGAATAGAAactgtatttcttttctttttttttattattaaaaagagtaTCAGTTGCtttagaaagatatttaattattatgaaaaataaaagtgaactTAGTAATAAATGTATCGATAGGATAAacagaaatttttcatataagtGTTCGTAGTAATGATAGATATCCCATCGTAGTTTTGAGAATCTATAAAATAGGTTAATGTTAAACACATTATtatgttaatttaaatataaattgtaaatattttttttatatacttacgtcGGTAAAGGAGGCCAATGATAGAACGAAAAATTTACCGGAAGTTAGTTGCTGTGGTTTCCTCATTCGCAACATGCAAATTTTTACCATTTTTAAGTTGAGCGGTGACACATTATACCACTCGTAACGATAAAATGCGGTACTCAGACTCGAACTctaaattttttgaaataatttcaatagcTAGTGGACATGTAGAGATTGATATATTACAGAGTGTCCTATCGAATTTGATCGCAATCAACTTGTTTTGTTTTGAAGTATTAAGGATTTACTACTATAagtcgtaaatatttttttataaacttggccaaaaagaaatatttctgatATTGTATATCGTAAAGcaacattttaaaaattccacaaaaaaaagaagaaataatttttttcgtaaatattaatctaaacataatatagaatattttattatgttttgaaatgtaattgaaattttgttgattgctaaagaataattttgtttttttaatttataataaataagtttatatgaaataaattcgttaaattaaaaaattataaataattcgaacAATGATATATATGGAGTGTCTCAATTTTAAACGTTATAGCTACATTTCTCtgatggaaatatttttttaaactaatatttcaaacaaaaGTTGTTAGATGTTTAGTTGATAATGTGATATGAGACACCTATTTATAAAaactgatatatataaaaatcttaacACAACAATTTAGTTACTTAATTCAATTTAtgttatctttaatatttcaataatgattaatcaatttataaaaaattttgaagtatttaattaatgatttcaGTTGATGTATCTAatagttattaataatcattaatattaaggAAAATATTGATGGAttctaaatatatctatatttttttcaattaaatttcattcaccttaaaaataaatatcacaaatttattaatcgttgTTTGTAAAAgtgattctttttcctttttttgtaaaataaaagcaaaaataaatcaattataataaaaaatttacgaacTTAAAATTcctttgaaattaaaatattgctaATAGCAATTAAACAATTGTACtgataatcaaattaaataagacactctatatttcgttaattaattttaattacttctTGAATAAGACACTCGCCGATATAACAATAAGTAAACAATGTACTCATTACACAAAAAgcatacgaataaaatatgacCACTGttaatccttctttctttactgaatcctgaaaaaaaaaattataaagattaaaaagaaaatatacgtcAAAGACATTCGTTACATTCGTACATTGTAATACGTACCAAAAGTGTATTGTAACCAGATATACAAAGTTGGAACGTACTTCCCATCAAttgttgtaatattaatacattaaaattGTCTTCCAAAGTTTCTGcttgtctaaaaaaaaatatcgaataaaatatattagacaTTTACATAACAGGATGATAGAtgtaatatgataaataaaaagtaaaaaatatttatatatacatttggtATTGAAGTTATAATTCTTTGTTCAGGtatatccttttcttcgtACAGAACGAACTGTCACGTTAAAACCGTACagagaaaaaatggaatatatttcttgaaaatgatatgtgatatttattatttatatcaatatgtattttgttggataattaaatgcattttatttttttttaatgcatttTAATCGACaaagtatttattttgatatcaaaaaaaatatttcagacAAAAAttacatgtttctttttttcatgtaGTATATATcgacgttataaaaaaaatgttggtttctgtttgaaaaaaaaaaacaaatttgatattttgatCAACCACCTTGGAAACTAACAACGAATAAAGAAACCATAATCGTCATGATATTTCCACCAttgaaatctaataaaaagaattttttattaaaaaatattctggtgttttttaaaaatttctaactTGCATTATATCAAACATCCCCTTTCAAAATCgtttgcatttttttatttctattgcaTTGCatccgaaaaaaaattaaaaatatttaattataattaaagaaatttcatcTTGGTTTTACCTTATCAATTTGTAATGTCGAAGTACAAGTTTCTTCATATTACATTGAAAATCGTTAGGATCGTCAAGAATTTCTTTGATCGTGTAACTTAGAATTCCAAATTGTGCGGTAATATGAAAAGCAAGATTGGTGAACAAACAATCGAATCCGACGTAACCTAGTGTAATAACGGGTACTACTAAGGTTTGATAAAGGCAGAGACAAATGTAGACTCTCATATCACTTATATCAACGATATTTCGTGTTTTGTAGGGTAGTTTATAGCCCGTTGATGAATTTCCTATTGctgtaaaa
This region includes:
- the LOC127072307 gene encoding odorant receptor 82a-like isoform X2; the protein is METKLEAIDVTEAMKSLLWNKQLLKYVGIWPLEISNALFFFFFIYLILHCSLTFAELTHRKHSLGDVMSIFTENILLLMTLTKITTCWLNRESLGHLLIELDDNFIVHNYNTLEKRFIFMKYTKLAKYYFLIAVTSMSVAVGLYYVNEMIPNVKIAIGNSSTGYKLPYKTRNIVDISDMRVYICLCLYQTLVVPVITLGYVGFDCLFTNLAFHITAQFGILSYTIKEILDDPNDFQCNMKKLVLRHYKLIRQAETLEDNFNVLILQQLMGSTFQLCISGYNTLLDSVKKEGLTVVIFYSYAFCVMSTLFTYCYIGECLIQESSSLSTAFYRYEWYNVSPLNLKMVKICMLRMRKPQQLTSGKFFVLSLASFTDILKTTMGYLSLLRTLI
- the LOC127072307 gene encoding odorant receptor 82a-like isoform X1 gives rise to the protein METKLEAIDVTEAMKSLLWNKQLLKYVGIWPLEISNALFFFFFIYLILHCSLTFAELTHRKHSLGDVMSIFTENILLLMTLTKITTCWLNRESLGHLLIELDDNFIVHNYNTLEKRFIFMKYTKLAKYYFLIAVTSMSVAVGLYYVNEMIPNVKIAIGNSSTGYKLPYKTRNIVDISDMRVYICLCLYQTLVVPVITLGYVGFDCLFTNLAFHITAQFGILSYTIKEILDDPNDFQCNMKKLVLRHYKLIRQAETLEDNFNVLILQQLMGSTFQLCISGYNTLLDSVKKEGLTVVIFYSYAFCVMSTLFTYCYIGECLIQESSSLSTAFYRYEWYNVSPLNLKMVKICMLRMRKPQQLTSGKFFVLSLASFTDIVNPCISEKQLTDQFHNIYFSRLMSRKNFHFSSTS